A stretch of the Osmerus mordax isolate fOsmMor3 chromosome 12, fOsmMor3.pri, whole genome shotgun sequence genome encodes the following:
- the mcts1 gene encoding malignant T-cell-amplified sequence 1, which produces MFKKFDDKENVSNCIQLKTSVIKGIKNQLLDQFPDIESWLNHIMPKKDPVKIVRCHEHIEILTVNGELLFFRQREGPFYPTLRLLHKYPFILPHQQVDKGAIKFVLSGANIMCPGLTSPGAKLYPAASDTVVAIMAEGKQHALCVGVMKMSAESIEKVNKGIGIENVHYLNDGLWHMKTYK; this is translated from the exons ATGTTTAAAAA ATTCGATGATAAGGAAAATGTATCCAACTGTATACAGCTTAAAACCTCAGTGATCAAGGGAATCAAAAACCAACTATTGGATCAGTTCCCTGACATAGAGTCATGGCTCAACCACATCATGCCGAAAAAGGACCCAGTCAAAATAGTGAGATG CCACGAACATATTGAAATACTGACGGTGAATGGAGAACTGCTCTTCTTCAGACAAAGAGAAGGACCGTTTTACCCAACTCTCAGACTGCTGCATAAAT ATCCATTTATTCTCCCACACCAGCAAGTAGACAAGGGTGCCATCAAATTTGTCTTAAGCGGAGCCAATATCATGTGTCCTGGATTGACTTCACCTGGTGCCAAACTCTATCCAGCTGCCTCAGACACAGTAGTT GCCATAATGGCAGAGGGCAAACAACATGCACTTTGTGTTGGGGTTATGAAGATGTCTGCAGAAAGCAT AGAGAAAGTCAACAAGGGCATTGGGATCGAAAATGTTCATTATCTAAATGATGGACTGTGGCACATGAAGACTTATAAGTGA